From Pirellulales bacterium, the proteins below share one genomic window:
- a CDS encoding mandelate racemase/muconate lactonizing enzyme family protein has protein sequence MTAQQPPHSSGGRRVAAHWNTWPERTREIRLADLDFFLVELPAFGLAPASRAVVVRLACDAGQEGWGEAVLPWRAGELASRRDALLPILAGRSIFDIASLVELDTLDSPALRAAVEIASWDLVGQAAGQPLAHLWGGVYRGRVPLAARLPMGPPERTAQLSRELADQGFHVQIVTSSGVLEEDLASIAAMRSSAGDRLEWRFDAEEGYDIARASELCAALASAGARYCLDPLADGTVESLVELRAQVSLPLAATIGAGGSRQVHDLVCGSAIDGIVVCADRMGGLLAARRAAAVAEAAGLAASLAVGSRGGIALAASLQLAAATPSFVIGNESAYRSGGNDLLAEPLETVDGMMTVPLRPGLGISVDRDKLERWSLG, from the coding sequence GTGACCGCGCAGCAACCGCCACATTCGTCGGGAGGACGTCGCGTGGCGGCGCATTGGAACACCTGGCCGGAACGGACGCGCGAGATCCGTCTGGCCGATCTCGATTTCTTTCTCGTCGAGTTGCCCGCCTTCGGACTGGCGCCCGCCAGCCGTGCGGTAGTGGTGCGGCTGGCGTGCGATGCCGGGCAGGAAGGCTGGGGAGAGGCGGTGCTCCCCTGGCGCGCGGGAGAACTCGCTTCGCGGCGCGACGCCTTGCTGCCGATCCTGGCCGGGCGAAGCATCTTCGACATCGCTTCGCTGGTGGAGCTCGATACGCTCGACAGCCCCGCCTTGCGGGCCGCGGTCGAAATCGCCTCGTGGGATCTGGTGGGGCAGGCGGCGGGACAACCCCTCGCGCACCTGTGGGGGGGCGTGTATCGGGGTCGAGTGCCGCTGGCGGCGCGATTGCCCATGGGTCCACCGGAGCGAACGGCGCAGCTTTCGCGCGAGCTGGCCGATCAGGGGTTCCACGTGCAGATCGTGACCTCGTCTGGCGTGCTGGAAGAAGATCTGGCCAGCATCGCGGCGATGCGTTCGTCGGCGGGAGATCGCCTCGAATGGCGTTTCGATGCCGAAGAGGGCTACGACATCGCGCGTGCCAGCGAATTGTGCGCGGCGCTCGCCAGTGCCGGAGCGCGCTATTGTCTCGATCCGCTGGCTGACGGCACGGTCGAATCGCTGGTGGAATTGCGCGCCCAGGTGTCGCTTCCTTTGGCGGCCACGATCGGCGCCGGGGGCTCGCGGCAGGTACACGACCTGGTGTGCGGCTCGGCGATCGACGGGATCGTCGTGTGCGCCGATCGCATGGGGGGCCTGCTTGCCGCGCGGCGCGCGGCGGCCGTGGCCGAGGCGGCGGGGCTCGCGGCGTCGCTGGCCGTGGGTTCGCGCGGAGGTATTGCCCTGGCCGCGTCGCTGCAATTGGCCGCCGCGACCCCGTCGTTCGTGATCGGCAACGAATCGGCTTACCGTTCCGGCGGCAACGACTTGCTCGCCGAGCCACTCGAAACGGTCGACGGGATGATGACCGTGCCGCTGCGGCCGGGGTTGGGCATTTCGGTCGATCGCGACAAGCTCGAACGGTGGTCGCTGGGGTGA
- a CDS encoding HupE/UreJ family protein, with the protein MSARTLLALPLVALLFLVALSQPALAHPGHAGHEFADGWWHPLLGADHLLAMVAVGLLAVRLGGPGLWLMPAAFLASMLAGGLLASAGVSIPGIEWGIMASVLVLGLLVAATRAVPLWIGALLVGLFAACHGYAHAAEMVEGGSLGSYAAGFLLATATLHAAGIVVGMLMAKKINLGAVRWSGAAIAAASVALIFGLL; encoded by the coding sequence ATGTCCGCTCGTACCTTGCTGGCCCTGCCGCTTGTCGCCCTGCTGTTCCTGGTCGCTCTGTCGCAGCCGGCGCTGGCCCATCCCGGTCACGCGGGACATGAGTTCGCCGATGGCTGGTGGCACCCGCTGCTGGGCGCCGATCACCTGCTGGCGATGGTCGCCGTCGGCCTGCTGGCGGTACGCTTGGGTGGCCCCGGCCTGTGGCTCATGCCGGCCGCCTTCCTGGCCAGTATGCTTGCCGGCGGACTGTTGGCCAGCGCCGGCGTCTCCATCCCCGGCATCGAGTGGGGCATCATGGCCTCGGTCCTCGTGCTCGGCCTGCTCGTCGCGGCCACGCGAGCCGTGCCGCTGTGGATCGGCGCCCTGCTGGTCGGCCTCTTTGCCGCCTGCCACGGTTATGCCCATGCCGCCGAAATGGTCGAAGGGGGCTCCCTCGGCTCCTACGCCGCCGGGTTCCTGCTCGCCACCGCCACGCTGCACGCGGCCGGAATCGTCGTCGGCATGCTGATGGCCAAGAAGATCAATCTCGGCGCCGTCCGCTGGTCGGGCGCCGCCATCGCCGCCGCCAGCGTCGCCCTCATCTTCGGCCTCCTGTAG
- the ispH gene encoding 4-hydroxy-3-methylbut-2-enyl diphosphate reductase, protein MRVLLAAPRGFCAGVNMAIESLELALRLFGTPLYVYHEIVHNKYVVDRFLREGVTFVNALSEVPHGARLLYSAHGVSPQIREVAAERNLRTIDATCPLVTKVHHEALRFARDGYTILLIGHEGHDEVIGTMGEAPEAILLVESPADVDRLELEDCPKLAYLTQTTLSIDDANRIIDRLRERFPQIVGPPKEDICYATQNRQEAVRLLAREAQVVIVVGSQNSSNSQRLAELARESGVPAYLVDGAADIDLAWFRGDETVLVTAGASAPEIVVEDCLEFLRKRFGATIETRSVREESVHFQLPRELRTALPSA, encoded by the coding sequence ATGAGAGTTTTGCTGGCGGCTCCCCGGGGCTTTTGCGCTGGGGTGAACATGGCGATCGAGAGCCTGGAGTTGGCGCTGCGGCTTTTCGGCACGCCGCTCTATGTCTATCACGAGATCGTGCATAACAAGTACGTGGTGGATCGATTTCTGCGCGAGGGAGTGACGTTCGTGAACGCTTTGAGCGAGGTGCCGCACGGGGCGCGGTTGCTCTATTCGGCGCATGGCGTGTCGCCCCAGATTCGGGAAGTAGCCGCCGAGCGCAACCTGCGCACGATCGACGCCACGTGCCCGCTGGTGACCAAGGTGCATCACGAGGCGCTGCGTTTCGCGCGCGATGGTTACACGATATTGCTGATCGGTCACGAGGGGCACGACGAGGTGATCGGCACGATGGGCGAAGCGCCGGAGGCGATCCTGCTGGTCGAATCGCCCGCGGACGTGGATCGGCTCGAGTTGGAGGATTGCCCGAAGCTGGCCTACCTGACGCAGACGACGTTGTCGATCGATGACGCGAATCGCATCATCGATCGATTGCGCGAACGTTTTCCGCAGATTGTCGGTCCACCGAAGGAAGACATTTGCTACGCCACGCAGAACCGGCAAGAGGCGGTGCGGCTGCTGGCGCGGGAAGCGCAGGTGGTGATTGTCGTCGGCAGTCAGAACAGCTCGAACAGCCAGCGATTGGCCGAGCTGGCGCGCGAGTCGGGGGTGCCGGCGTACCTGGTGGATGGCGCGGCCGATATCGATCTGGCGTGGTTCCGCGGCGACGAGACGGTGCTAGTGACCGCCGGTGCGAGCGCGCCGGAGATCGTGGTGGAAGATTGCCTCGAGTTCTTGCGAAAACGATTCGGCGCGACGATCGAGACTCGCAGCGTGCGCGAAGAAAGCGTGCATTTCCAGCTTCCGCGCGAGTTGCGAACGGCGTTGCCTTCGGCATGA
- a CDS encoding dihydrodipicolinate synthase family protein yields MAERDKLRGIFTPNLVPLDRRGDINEPELRRYTDWLIERGVHGLYPNGSTGEFTRFTPEERRRIIAIMADQNRGRVPILAGAAEANVRETLAACEYYHSLGVRAVAIVSPFYYRLSPEGVYAYFKEIGDHTPIDVTLYNIPMFASPIDVPTVRRLAEECPKIVAIKDSSGDLPHMIRMIQAVRPIRPEFSFLTGWDAALMPMLLVGCDGGTNATSGIVPEITRKLYELTLALKLDQARELQYRLVTLFDAMLYSADFPEGFRAALRLRGFDTGEGRQPLSSSQQIDLNLLARTLQCLLAEQGYTDEPIGGCSPLTAGVDAAQVGRIVREVLAELERRRG; encoded by the coding sequence ATGGCCGAACGAGACAAGCTCCGCGGGATCTTCACCCCCAACCTCGTGCCGCTCGACCGGCGCGGCGACATCAACGAGCCCGAGCTGCGCCGCTATACCGATTGGCTCATCGAGCGCGGCGTCCACGGCCTCTACCCGAACGGCTCGACCGGCGAGTTCACCCGCTTTACGCCCGAAGAACGCCGCCGCATCATCGCCATCATGGCCGATCAGAATCGGGGCCGCGTGCCGATCCTGGCCGGCGCCGCCGAAGCCAACGTCCGCGAGACCCTCGCGGCCTGCGAATACTACCACAGCCTCGGCGTGCGCGCGGTCGCCATCGTTTCGCCCTTCTACTACCGGCTCAGCCCCGAGGGGGTCTACGCCTACTTCAAAGAGATCGGCGACCACACCCCGATCGACGTCACGCTCTACAACATTCCCATGTTCGCCTCCCCCATCGACGTCCCCACCGTGCGGCGACTGGCCGAGGAATGCCCCAAGATCGTGGCCATCAAAGACTCCTCGGGCGACCTGCCGCACATGATCCGCATGATCCAGGCGGTGCGCCCCATCCGACCCGAGTTCAGCTTCCTCACCGGCTGGGACGCCGCCCTCATGCCGATGCTGCTCGTCGGCTGCGACGGCGGCACGAACGCCACCAGCGGCATCGTCCCCGAGATCACCCGCAAGCTTTACGAGCTGACCCTCGCGCTAAAGCTCGACCAGGCCCGCGAACTGCAGTATCGCCTCGTAACCCTCTTCGACGCGATGCTCTACTCGGCTGACTTCCCCGAAGGCTTCCGCGCGGCGCTGCGGCTGCGGGGCTTCGACACCGGCGAAGGACGCCAGCCACTCTCCTCCTCGCAGCAGATCGATCTCAACCTGCTCGCCCGCACGCTGCAATGCCTGCTCGCCGAGCAAGGCTACACCGACGAGCCGATTGGCGGCTGCTCACCCCTGACGGCCGGCGTCGACGCCGCCCAAGTCGGCCGCATCGTCCGCGAAGTCCTCGCCGAGCTCGAACGCCGCCGCGGGTAG
- a CDS encoding glycosyltransferase family 39 protein, giving the protein MKRATSRERRAGAGDGSRAGSGQGDDGAPTTLTAGVGVWIFLACTALYLLAFYGVELPELSAQTGTPWQRYQFLQLLLVPELWWGSWLGEEGAWRLADRVSVLSLALSIWLVAGAVGWLALRAVRMAARLDALELAVYSLGVGASLVSLYTLCVGLAGGLAARGLLFVAPAVAVVLAAAVVAWRQGRASTDRQPVSRTSWPRARWLWCAVPFVGVIVWGGMLPPVEFDVREYHLEAVKEFYLSQRVSFLPHNVYANMPLGSEMLALVGMVVTDDWYQGGLVGKTAIALYTPLTALALVALGRRWFSTGAGIVAALVFLSTPWIALVSTSGLIEGASAFFWLLAIDATLRWRQARAESQPGAEVSCWILLAGFLAGSAVAVKYPAMLFVVAPLTVWIVLAERARCWRPLLLFALAAAVACGPWLAKNWVLAGNPTYPLLYRVFGGATRTEDKDRQWSEAHDPPNFAPNDVVARAGDLALRSTWLSPLVLPLVVAALVWRRREWPVAPLAMYLAFVLAAWWLWTHRIDRFWLPALPVAALLAGAGGTWNGSVLWRRSIALLLAMGLVANFVVITSGACGDNRYFAPLAELRVDPQRVPPWIAYVNEQRQPGQGVLSVGDAAVFDLAPSVVYNTAFDDNAWETLARAAYESRSEEELERLHKELAAKFAFIYVNWNEIARYRSPGNYGYSEFVEPAVFEFLIARGILGTPVKEFSESGVGIYPVRPLPGERRKGATSR; this is encoded by the coding sequence GTGAAACGAGCGACTTCTCGCGAACGACGGGCCGGTGCGGGGGATGGCTCGCGCGCGGGAAGCGGACAGGGGGACGATGGGGCGCCGACGACCCTGACGGCGGGGGTGGGCGTGTGGATCTTTCTGGCCTGCACGGCCCTTTACCTGCTGGCCTTCTACGGTGTGGAACTGCCGGAGCTTTCGGCCCAGACTGGAACGCCCTGGCAGCGGTATCAGTTTCTGCAGCTCTTGTTGGTGCCCGAGTTGTGGTGGGGAAGCTGGCTGGGGGAGGAAGGGGCGTGGCGACTGGCGGATCGCGTGAGCGTGTTGTCCTTGGCGCTGTCGATCTGGTTGGTGGCGGGCGCGGTGGGATGGCTGGCGTTGCGTGCGGTGAGGATGGCGGCGCGGCTCGACGCGCTGGAGTTGGCCGTGTACTCGCTGGGGGTGGGCGCGAGCCTGGTCTCGCTCTACACGCTGTGCGTGGGGCTGGCCGGAGGCTTGGCCGCGCGCGGGTTGCTGTTCGTCGCGCCGGCCGTGGCGGTCGTGCTGGCAGCGGCGGTCGTTGCGTGGCGGCAAGGTCGTGCGAGTACCGACAGGCAACCCGTTTCGCGCACTTCGTGGCCTCGCGCGCGTTGGTTGTGGTGCGCCGTGCCGTTTGTTGGGGTGATCGTCTGGGGGGGGATGCTACCGCCGGTCGAGTTCGACGTGCGTGAGTACCATCTCGAAGCGGTCAAAGAGTTTTACTTGTCGCAGCGTGTCTCGTTCCTGCCGCACAACGTATATGCGAACATGCCGCTGGGAAGCGAGATGCTGGCGCTCGTCGGCATGGTGGTGACCGATGACTGGTACCAGGGGGGGCTGGTGGGGAAGACCGCCATCGCGCTCTATACGCCCCTGACGGCGCTGGCGCTGGTGGCCTTGGGGCGACGTTGGTTTTCGACCGGCGCCGGCATCGTGGCGGCGTTGGTGTTTCTTTCGACTCCCTGGATCGCGCTTGTCTCGACCAGTGGATTGATCGAAGGGGCATCGGCATTCTTCTGGTTGCTGGCCATCGATGCGACGCTGCGGTGGCGCCAGGCGCGCGCCGAGTCGCAACCGGGGGCGGAAGTTTCTTGCTGGATATTGTTGGCCGGCTTTCTGGCCGGCAGCGCCGTGGCGGTGAAGTACCCGGCGATGTTGTTCGTGGTGGCGCCGTTGACGGTGTGGATCGTGCTGGCGGAACGCGCGCGTTGCTGGCGGCCCCTCTTGCTGTTCGCCCTGGCGGCGGCGGTGGCGTGTGGACCCTGGTTGGCGAAGAATTGGGTGCTGGCGGGCAATCCCACTTATCCCCTGCTCTATCGAGTCTTCGGCGGCGCGACACGGACGGAGGACAAGGATCGTCAGTGGAGCGAGGCGCACGATCCGCCGAACTTTGCGCCGAACGATGTGGTTGCCCGCGCGGGAGACCTCGCGCTGCGCAGCACGTGGTTGAGCCCGCTGGTATTGCCGCTGGTGGTGGCGGCGCTGGTGTGGCGGCGTCGAGAGTGGCCGGTCGCGCCGCTGGCGATGTACCTGGCATTTGTCTTGGCGGCGTGGTGGCTCTGGACGCACCGGATCGATCGGTTCTGGCTGCCGGCGTTGCCGGTGGCGGCACTTTTGGCTGGCGCGGGGGGGACCTGGAATGGATCGGTGTTGTGGCGACGTTCGATCGCTCTCTTGCTGGCGATGGGACTGGTGGCGAACTTCGTGGTGATTACCTCGGGCGCGTGTGGCGACAATCGCTACTTCGCGCCGCTGGCGGAGCTGCGCGTCGATCCGCAACGCGTGCCGCCGTGGATCGCGTACGTCAACGAGCAGCGCCAGCCGGGCCAAGGGGTGCTTTCGGTGGGGGATGCCGCCGTGTTCGATCTCGCGCCGTCGGTGGTTTACAACACGGCGTTCGACGACAATGCCTGGGAGACGCTGGCCCGCGCAGCATACGAGTCGCGGTCGGAAGAGGAGCTTGAACGGCTGCACAAGGAACTGGCGGCGAAGTTCGCTTTCATCTATGTGAACTGGAACGAGATCGCGCGCTACCGCTCGCCGGGTAACTATGGTTACAGCGAGTTCGTCGAGCCGGCGGTATTCGAGTTTCTCATCGCACGCGGGATCTTGGGGACACCGGTAAAGGAGTTCAGCGAGTCGGGCGTGGGGATCTACCCGGTGCGGCCGTTGCCTGGCGAACGTCGGAAGGGGGCGACTTCTCGGTGA